GTTGGTGACCGTTGACGGCAGCAGGTGGGCTTTCTGGCTGGGATTCGGACGGCCATGGGCGGACGGTGCCGCGTCCCTCATACGCCGTGCACGGGCGCATTACACTGGCCAGATGATAAGCGCTTCTCAAGACGCCCTTTGCGAGGAGGCGTGTGTTCACCCGGAGGCGGTGCGACGCGCCCGGGAGGCCCTGCCGGACGCCGAGTGCGTCGACCATGCCAGCGCCTTCCTGAAACTGGTTGCTGATCCCACGCGGTTGAAGATCCTCAGTGCGCTGAATACGGGGGAGTTGTGCGTGTGCGATCTGTCGTTGGTCGTCGGCATCAGCGAGAGCGCCATGAGCCACCAACTCCGGTTGCTGCGGACTGGCCGCGTGGTGACGTTCCGCAAGGAGGGCCGGGTGGCGTATTACAGCCTGCTCGATCACCACGTCACGACATTGATCGGCAGCGCCCTCGAGCACGCCCGGGAGTCATGACGCGGCGTGATGGAGATGTCGAGAATCGGGGCTGATCTAGGTATCGTTCGTGGTGGGGAGATGACGTTCACGCGACGCAGACCTCCTCAGAGCCCTGGACACAGGACTGGCCAGCGCCACTC
This is a stretch of genomic DNA from Deinococcus metalli. It encodes these proteins:
- a CDS encoding ArsR/SmtB family transcription factor codes for the protein MISASQDALCEEACVHPEAVRRAREALPDAECVDHASAFLKLVADPTRLKILSALNTGELCVCDLSLVVGISESAMSHQLRLLRTGRVVTFRKEGRVAYYSLLDHHVTTLIGSALEHARES